One window from the genome of Anopheles merus strain MAF chromosome 3R, AmerM5.1, whole genome shotgun sequence encodes:
- the LOC121596344 gene encoding protein zwilch yields MSDLANVYQLFRSKFEDNDFQYYYPPSYIRSLTECDDKIIFAFRKVQNHILSSEMDAVRPKQSPNSNGSASLDLTGSPLRDVSFEQFEEMNLSKEYHESSVQNLWTVDEETYAPLSTEKARSLLQAFISLECRIGRGSIWVLCCGTDSEQKVLLQLSVNAASNNQRQFTRGVVRFSGVQPSNSITLGQLIDIHRQRAGEGMKFSPKIQIQQWCKLHAQITLRLSWNTMGEGSTFAIERNARVRLSQEFPVNNGAFSRSSPAEYFWQQLQRLAMMRERIMDIRANRESGYARNDVCGEAEMDLEYIKQKVNNILSSFLEVEPVTYNSSTIIDMVSLVQKRKLTDVMERLYDALTLCSSYEDLKAAIDYIFHLSTHSNIVNVPTNGTRFAQLILAMIQDRLAIPLLTGSEPYELLLECGFSKLMNDYRTIFTEAGIYELEFEKLFQPQVTNTRKSRYATGNGPQLDTHHGAPSKRSATQLFQSAAGEERVREKSILLSNFDEDEVKLRLNRLAQVHLLLEHLLLLESAVNVPSIYGRVCELYLSRAPYSYGEVYNRRTDLLEFELDEFMLLRKADHVLPCARRVTMSSANMLQKLETVFYQNAKPILPGRFYPQFECKELDSKHEFWCYEYDRIESL; encoded by the exons atgagTGACTTAGCCAACGTGTATCAGCTGTTCCGCAGTAAATTCGAGGACAATGATTTCCAATACTACTACCCACCGTCCTACATCCGTTCGCTGACCGAGTGTGATGATAAGATCATATTCGCCTTCCGCAAG GTGCAAAACCACATCCTTTCCTCGGAGATGGACGCGGTGCGGCCGAAGCAATCGCCGAACAGCAACGGTTCGGCCAGCCTAGACCTGACCGGATCACCGCTGAGGGACGTAAGCTTCGAGCAGTTTGAGGAGATGAACCTTTCCAAGGAGTACCACGAGAGCAGTGTGCAGAACCTGTGGACGGTCGACGAGGAAACGTACGCACCGCTCAGCACGGAAAAGGCTCGCTCGCTGCTGCAGGCCTTCATCAGCCTGGAGTGCCGTATCGGGCGGGGCAGTATCTGGGTGCTGTGCTGTGGTACGGACAGCGAGCAgaaggtgctgctgcagctgtcgGTAAACGCAGCCTCGAACAATCAGCGCCAGTTTACGCGCGGAGTGGTGCGGTTTAGTGGCGTGCAGCCATCGAACAGCATTACGCTGGGTCAGCTGATCGACATCCATCGGCAGCGGGCCGGCGAGGGGATGAAGTTTAGTCCCAAAATTCAAATCCAACAGTGGTGCAAGCTGCATGCCCAGATTACGCTTCGCCTGAGCTGGAACACGATGGGCGAGGGGTCCACGTTTGCCATCGAGCGGAATGCGCGGGTCCGGTTGAGCCAAGAGTTCCCGGTGAACAATGGTGCGTTTAGCCGGAGTTCACCGGCCGAGTACTTCTGGCAGCAGCTGCAACGGTTAGCGATGATGAGGGAGCGGATAATGGACATCCGGGCCAACCGGGAGTCGGGCTACGCGCGGAACGATGTCTGCGGCGAAGC CGAAATGGATCTCGAGTACATTAAGCAAAAGGTGAACAATATTCTGTCGTCGTTTTTGGAAGTTGAACCGGTGACGTATAATTCTTCCACGATCATCGACATGGTATCGTTAGTACAAAAACGCAAGCTTACCGACGTGATGGAGCGACTGTACGATGCATTGACAC tGTGTTCCAGCTATGAAGATTTGAAAGCCGCAATCGATTACATCTTTCATCTATCCACTCATTCCAATATTGTG aacgtGCCCACCAATGGTACCCGCTTTGCGCAGCTCATACTTGCCATGATACAGGACCGGCTGGCCATCCCGCTGCTGACCGGCTCGGAACCGtacgagctgctgctcgagTGCGGGTTCAGCAAGCTCATGAACGACTACCGCACCATCTTCACCGAGGCTGGCATTTACGAGCTGGAGTTTGAGAAGCTCTTCCAACCGCAGGTAACCAACACCCGCAAATCACGGTACGCAACCGGCAACGGTCCACAGCTCGATACGCACCACGGAGCTCCGAGCAAACGGAGCGCCACGCAGCTCTTTCAGTCGGCGGCGGGCGAAGAGCGGGTACGCGAAAAGTCCATCCTGCTGAGCAACTTCGACGAGGACGAGGTAAAGCTACGGCTTAACCGGCTGGCGCAGGTGCATCTGCTGCTGGAGCATTTGCTGCTACTGGAAAGTGCCGTCAATGTGCCATCGATTTATggacgtgtgtgtgagctgTATCTGAGCAGGGCCCCGTACAGCTACGGCGAGGTGTACAACCGTCGGACCGATCTGCTCGAGTTCGAGCTGGATGAGTTTATGTTGCTGCGCAAGGCCGATCACGTGTTGCCCTGTGCCCGGCGCGTAACGATGTCGTCCGCCAACATGCTGCAAAAGCTGGAGACGGTGTTCTACCAGAACGCGAAACCGATCCTTCCCGGGCGGTTCTATCCACAGTTTGAGTGTAAGGAGCTCGACAGTAAGCACGAGTTTTGGTGCTACGAGTACGATCGTATTGAGAGTTTGTAA
- the LOC121596345 gene encoding dTTP/UTP pyrophosphatase produces the protein MLKPILNQIKGKRVVLASGSPRRQELIQNLGIANVQLCPSTFEENLDPAQHSFSDYVAMTALGKVREVYERLSKDDATRPDVVIGADTMVTMDGQMYGKPKTPEHAFEVLKKLVGRTHVVYTGVVIKYHEREVKFTESCNVQFGKATDAQIQAYVDTGEPLDKAGGYGIQGLGGNFVERIEGDYFTVVGLPMYRLSVELCKLFDYQVD, from the exons ATGTTAAAACCTATCCTCAATCAAATCAAAGGAAAGCGGGTGGTACTTGCCAGCGGATCTCCACGGCGGCAAGAGTTGATACAGAATTTG GGCATCGCGAACGTTCAGCTCTGCCCATCGACGTTCGAGGAAAACCTTGACCCAGCGCAACACTCCTTCAGCGACTATGTAGCCATGACGGCCCTCGGTAAGGTGCGGGAAGTGTACGAACGCCTCTCGAAGGATGATGCAACGCGCCCGGACGTGGTGATCGGGGCCGACACGATGGTTACGATGGATGGGCAGATGTACGGCAAGCCAAAGACACCGGAACATGCGTTTGAGGTGTTGAAAAA GCTCGTTGGGCGTACACACGTTGTCTATACCGGGGTGGTCATAAAGTATCACGAGCGGGAGGTCAAGTTTACCGAATCGTGCAATGTACAGTTTGGTAAAGCGACCGATGCTCAAATTCAAGCGTATGTCGACACAGGCGAACCACT GGATAAAGCTGGTGGATACGGCATCCAGGGGTTGGGTGGCAACTTTGTAGAACGAATCGAAGGCGATTATTTCACCGTTGTTGGGTTGCCGATGTACCGACTGTCGGTTGAGCTGTGTAAATTGTTTGACTATCAGGTAGATTGA